A stretch of the Lolium perenne isolate Kyuss_39 chromosome 3, Kyuss_2.0, whole genome shotgun sequence genome encodes the following:
- the LOC127338682 gene encoding acidic endochitinase SE2-like has product MASRALTPFQLITLFFLALLATCHAGSIAIYWGQNDGEASLAETCASGNYEFVILAFLPKFGKGQTPQLDLASHCDPSSGGCKSQSKDISSCQSRGVKVLLSIGGADGNYGLTSPGDASQVAMYLWNNFLGGTSSSRPLGAAVLDGIDFDIELGGAKFWNNLATDLKKLGNNGGKTVLLSAAPQCPFPDEWDGGAISTGLFDYVWVQFYNNQECQFDAGRAAFMDAWNKWVSVPAGKIFLGLPASSSKDAAGTGFIPANELTSRVLPLIKGSTKYGGVMLWSKYYDDQSGYSSSIKSYV; this is encoded by the coding sequence ATGGCAAGCCGAGCTCTTACTCCCTTTCAGCTCATCACATTATTCTTTTTGGCGCTCCTTGCGACGTGCCACGCAGGCAGCATCGCCATCTACTGGGGCCAGAATGACGGCGAGGCTTCGCTTGCCGAAACATGCGCATCAGGGAACTATGAGTTCGTCATTCTGGCGTTCCTTCCCAAGTTCGGCAAAGGCCAGACACCACAGCTAGACCTTGCAAGCCATTGCGATCCTTCCTCTGGCGGATGCAAAAGCCAAAGCAAGGACATCAGCTCGTGCCAGAGCCGTGGCGTGAAAGTTCTCCTTTCCATCGGCGGTGCCGATGGAAACTATGGCCTCACGTCTCCCGGTGATGCCAGTCAGGTTGCCATGTATCTGTGGAACAACTTCTTGGGCGGCACTTCCTCCTCCCGCCCTCTCGGCGCCGCTGTACTCGATGGCATCGACTTCGACATCGAGCTCGGCGGTGCTAAGTTCTGGAACAACCTCGCCacagacctcaagaaattggggaacaatggcgggaagacagtgtTGTTGAGCGCGGCACCGCAGTGCCCTTTCCCAGATGAGTGGGATGGCGGCGCAATCAGCACAGGGTTGTTCGATTATGTGTGGGTGCAGTTCTATAACAATCAGGAGTGTCAGTTCGACGCAGGGCGCGCTGCGTTCATGGATGCGTGGAATAAGTGGGTCTCGGTGCCGGCAGGTAAGATCTTTCTGGGACTGCCAGCTTCCAGCTCAAAGGATGCGGCAGGCACGGGATTCATTCCTGCCAATGAGCTCACATCTCGTGTGTTACCGCTCATCAAGGGCTC